The Ictalurus punctatus breed USDA103 chromosome 28, Coco_2.0, whole genome shotgun sequence DNA window ATcattaaacaaaccaaaacaacaacttaATGAACATATTCTGTCGACTAACGACAAAAAAAGCCGTGTCTGAAATTAGAATGCGATCTTTCGGCGGGAAAAAGGAGAGCTAACAGAAAGGATTAACGTGTATTTATTAGGTATTCGGTTATATTAGATACACTCTAAGCACAGGGAGATGGAGACGAGACTCGGTGGAGTTTACACTGCATGGAGATTAAGCACTGTGAGATGTGAGATCACGGGTTTAGCCCTCGTGTTTGACACGCGTGCTTTTAATGTAataagaaattaaatgaaaatgtgtacacacacacagtgatgcgTATCTGTACTGTTTGTGTGCAGGAACATGGCTCTGGGAGGCGGGCTGCTGCTACTCTTGGCCGAGTCACGCTCGGAGGGCAAGAGCATGTTCGCCGGTGTGCCTACGATGGGCGAGAGCTCCCCCAAGCAGTACATGCAGCTGGGTGGCCGCGTGCTCCTCGTTCTCATGTTCATGACCCTGCTGCACTTCGACTCCAGCTTCTTCTCGGTGAGACCTCGCACTCCTCGGACTCCATGTCGAGTCCTGTGGGCTTTTAGGGGAGAAAGGAAATGTACAGAATATGATGGGTTCAGATGACAGCCAGTTAAGAAGTAGCCGAAACATCTGTACTTAACATGCTGGAAGAAGAATTCCCCTGAATTCCATGCATgaatttttatgcaaatttttggatatcacataaaataaaataaaaaaacaacgcTGGATGGAAATACCAGCCgtgaataaaatctccaaaatacacataaaaaccgtatttacagaataaattcCTCAACGCGCATCAAAaaaggtcatgtgactttgcctcagCAAATCATATGATTGGATATTTGGCATTTTTTTCACTTGGataaaaaatgcacacacatctGTTCCCGTTTtcttcacatgtttatattttcataaagctaattttcctAGCAATAGCAGCTGAGTGAAATTTACCTCAGAAGGGTTTCTTCAAGGAATAAGGAATGAaggaagtaaggaataaaacatatcaGGACGATGCGAAAACAACAAAGTTGGatcttttattatttgtttagttCCTATTCCTGCAACATTTTATGTGCAGCTTATGTAGTTATTAATAACAGGATGACATAGGATGCACATGAGTATTAAATGTTCTGCCTGGCTAACTTCTTGGCTAGCtaagtatttatttcatttggagTTAAAGGGCTTCCCAGTAACGTGAACAGGATTAAACCGTTCTCATGCGTTCAGTTCTGACTTCcagtaactgttttatcctggaTAGGGTGACGATGAACGGATGGATCCAGAGCATATCGAGTACTCGACTGAAAGCCGGTGCAGCGAATACATGAGGAAATTGCTAGTCAGGATCAAATACCGCTTTGTGTAAAACAGACCATGGTTTCAGGGCGTAAACACACTGCACGCATTAAATGGTAGCGAAACGCTGACGATTTCATCCAGTTCCCGTTTTTGTTAAGTATCGTAACCTTCATCTACCATCCCCTCGTCCCCCTTCCTCTTTCAGATCCTACAGAACATGGTGGGCACAGCCCTCATCGTCCTGGTGGCCATCGGCTTCAAGACCAAGCTGGCGGCTCTCACCTTGGTGGTGTGGCTCATGGCCATCAACGTCTACTTCAACGCCTTCTGGACGGTGCCTGCCTACAAGCCCATGCACGACTTCCTCAAGTACGATTTCTTCCAGACCACGTCGGTCGTCGGCGGCCTGCTGCTAGTGGTGGCTCTCGGTCCCGGGGGCGTGTCCATGGACGAGAAGAAAAAAGAGTGGTAACCAGATTCCGTCTCCTCACACAGGAACAAAACGAATCCACTGCCCAGGACACAAGGACCCGCAAATCTTAAAACAACCCAGTACAACTCGGTGACACCTccattctcctcctcctcttcttcttcaactgccctttttttgttttgtttttcatttttcacatttttttttattttgtgtttttacaaATTCACACTGGCagaaacatgatttttttttttaagtcaccTGATCATATCCTACTGTAAAAGAAATCAGCCTGAATGACAAGAAACTGTCTGAGTTTATGTTTCCTTCTTCCCCTCTGTCGCTGCTGACCAGGATGCTGTCTGTCTTTAAAGCATTATAAACGTGTTCCTGTCGGGATGCTTCACCTCTCACGTGCGTTGCTAAacggttgtttgtttttaaaacacttgAGAAATAGCTGTGAATCTGTACGCATATAGACTCTGTGAAACGACAGTAATCTAGCGCTCTAACCGAACGACGTTTTCGAATGCGACTAATGAAAAGGCGTCACGAATCGTTCGTGGCGCGTCTGTCGACGCTTCTTTCACCCTCGAATCAAGCCACGTGTCAAAGCGAACAGCCCTTGCGTTTAGGGTGCGCGGGAGTCTTCTGTAACGCTGGTCGTGGTTCAGACTGGGGGCGGGGATTTGTCACGTATAAACCTCCCTGCAGAATAGAAAGGTGAAACTTCTGACCGCTCTGTTTTCGCACTAGTGGGACTGTGTGCTGTCTGAACCTTAGCTTCGGATCCAGGCGGTAGGCAGACTTGCAgattatacaaacaaacaaataaaaaaaacaacactactATTTTACACATCTGCACAGGTGGAATAGGTCAGAAGAAGGTCTGTTCTGTCACCAGAGCTTCATCTTGATCTGTG harbors:
- the surf4 gene encoding surfeit locus protein 4 yields the protein MGQEDIMSTAEDVADQFLRVTKQYLPHLARLCLISTFLEDGIRMWFQWYEQRDYIEATWSCGYFLATCFVLLNLLGQLGGCVLVLSRNFVQYACFGLFGIIALQTVAYSILWDLKFLMRNMALGGGLLLLLAESRSEGKSMFAGVPTMGESSPKQYMQLGGRVLLVLMFMTLLHFDSSFFSILQNMVGTALIVLVAIGFKTKLAALTLVVWLMAINVYFNAFWTVPAYKPMHDFLKYDFFQTTSVVGGLLLVVALGPGGVSMDEKKKEW